A window of Cheilinus undulatus linkage group 1, ASM1832078v1, whole genome shotgun sequence contains these coding sequences:
- the cd44a gene encoding uncharacterized serine-rich protein C215.13, with product MKILLFGVILGLLVFVHSTPAPTVTRTSAKSEDEVLREALTDGFLVKLTSLTTESPKRNSTLPASPQPSKAPSGDFEGSGMGGFNQPEGEHYATTTQSVSHAPSSSSTVFTRDTGNPSSNSSTTESPGESIDVIPQHEGENMVTTTQSVSHGQSSTTTVPPRGANDAGSDSSTTQAPGESSNLTPSHDSENIPATTQSVSHAPSSTSTVFLRAVDHSISDSSIKHRDNITTTTQSVSHAPSSTSTVFLRAVDHSISDSSITQSTQSSLTSSTVPDEAQPSLDYTSTTLKTHHFVPSFDSSGSGSGSGEGEMPDQYTTPSITTTTNAVTTTASSTIAVPIKPIAPRMFPKSNELPSIKDLEEKPGVIRVTSEPQLPTSITDNKNKSGMTGPLIPKPEPSKGHNTPGWMIIVGFIVGVAALVVLCIAIATRDKWNGPRKASQVENQVNSANQQREQESETFLPKENGKAAEYTVIPLDELPEKYSTD from the exons ATGAAGATCCTTCTTTTTGGGGTTATTCTAGGACTTCTTGTTTTTGTCCATTCAACACCTGCACCTA CTGTGACCCGGACCTCGGCCAAGTCTGAGGATGAAGTCCTCCGCGAGGCGTTGACGGATGGTTTCCTGGTCAAATTGACTTCACTTACGACTGAATCACCCAAGAGAAATTCAACGCTTCCAGCTTCCCCGCAGCCGTCAAAGGCTCCCTCGGGAGACTTTGAGGGAAGTGGTATGGGGGGGTTCAACCAGCCTGAAGGTGAACACTATGCAACCACAACCCAGAGTGTTTCACATGCCCCAAGCTCAAGCTCAACAGTGTTTACAAGAGATACAGGCAACCCTAGCTCAAACTCTTCCACCACTGAAAGCCCAGGAGAGTCCATCGATGTGATCCCCCAGCATGAAGGTGAAAACATGGTGACAACGACCCAGAGTGTTTCACATGGCCAGAGCTCGACCACAACGGTGCCTCCAAGAGGTGCTAATGACGCTGGTTCTGATTCCTCTACAACTCAAGCCCCAGGAGAGTCCAGCAATCTGACCCCCAGTCATGACAGTGAAAACATCCCAGCAACAACCCAAAGTGTTTCACATGCCCCAAGCTCGACCTCAACCGTGTTCCTAAGAGCTGTTGACCACTCGATTTCAGATTCATCCATCAAACATCGGGATAACATCACAACAACAACCCAGAGTGTTTCACATGCCCCAAGCTCGACCTCGACCGTGTTCCTAAGAGCTGTTGACCACTCGATTTCAGATTCATCCATCACTCAAAGCACTCAGTCAAGCCTTACCTCTTCGACAGTGCCAGATGAAGCCCAGCCAAGCCTGGACTACACATCTACCACTCTAAAGACTCACCACTTTGTCCCAAGCTTTGATTCTTCCGGTTCAGGTTCAGGATCTGGAGAAGGAGAGATGCCTGACCAGTACACAACACCCAGTATTACCACCACCACAAACGCTGTGACCACCACTGCATCATCCACCATTGCTGTTCCTATCAAACCCATAGCTCCAAGAATGTTTCCAAAAAGTAACGAGTTACCATCAATAAAGGATTTAGAGGAGAAACCAGGAGTCATCCGTGTCACTTCGGAGCCACAGCTTCCAACATCAATCACCGACAATAAGAATAAGTCTGGCATGACTG GTCCACTGATACCAAAACCAGAACCCAGCAAAGGACATAATACACCAG GTTGGATGATCATCGTCGGCTTCATCGTTGGTGTTGCAGCGCTGGTTGTGCTCTGTATTGCCATTGCTACAAGAGACAA GTGGAATGGACCGAGGAAGGCTTCCCAAGTTGAGAACCAAGTCAACTCTGCAAaccagcagagggagcaggagaGTGAGACGTTCCTGCCCAAAGAGAATGGGAAGGCGGCAGAATACACGGTCATCCCCCTGGATGAGCTTCCAGAGAAGTACTCGACAGACTGA